A genomic segment from Nocardiopsis sp. Huas11 encodes:
- a CDS encoding IS481 family transposase gives MTHANAKLTPAGRLLLARCVVEDGWPLRRAAERFQVSHTTAKRWATRYRQHGEAGMNDASSRPARCPRATPTRRERRVVKLRVLKRWGPARIGGHLGMHASTVHRILTRYRCARLTHLDRATGRVVRRYERERPGELVHVDIKKLGNIPDGGGHKTVGRPQGRKNRSGAGYAYLHNAVDDHSRLAYSEILADEKKETATGFWERAHAYFASCGITVERVLTDNGSCYKSHTWRDLLRDQGIKHKRTRPYRPQTNGKVERFNRTLTDEWAYARSYTSEAEKREAFTGWLHHYNHHRFHTAISGPPASRVTNLCGQYT, from the coding sequence ATTACCCATGCCAACGCCAAGCTCACCCCCGCCGGACGCCTGCTCCTGGCCCGCTGCGTCGTCGAGGACGGCTGGCCGCTGCGGCGAGCCGCCGAACGCTTCCAGGTCAGCCACACCACGGCCAAGCGCTGGGCCACCCGCTACCGCCAACACGGCGAAGCAGGCATGAACGACGCCTCCAGCCGCCCGGCCCGCTGCCCCCGGGCCACCCCCACCCGCCGCGAGCGCCGTGTCGTCAAACTTCGTGTCCTCAAACGGTGGGGGCCGGCCCGGATCGGCGGCCACCTGGGCATGCACGCCTCCACCGTCCACCGGATCCTGACCCGCTACCGGTGCGCCCGCCTCACACATCTGGACCGGGCCACCGGCCGCGTGGTGCGCCGCTACGAGCGCGAGCGGCCCGGCGAGCTGGTGCACGTGGACATCAAGAAGCTCGGCAACATCCCCGACGGCGGCGGCCACAAGACGGTGGGGCGCCCCCAGGGCCGCAAGAACCGCTCCGGAGCCGGGTACGCCTACCTGCACAACGCCGTGGACGACCACTCCCGGCTTGCCTACTCAGAGATCCTGGCCGATGAGAAGAAGGAGACCGCGACCGGGTTCTGGGAGCGGGCGCATGCCTACTTCGCCTCGTGCGGCATCACGGTGGAGCGGGTGCTGACCGACAACGGGTCCTGCTACAAGTCCCACACCTGGCGGGACCTGCTCCGTGACCAGGGCATCAAGCACAAGCGCACCCGCCCCTACCGGCCCCAGACCAACGGCAAGGTCGAACGCTTCAACCGGACTCTGACCGACGAATGGGCCTACGCCCGCTCCTACACGTCCGAGGCCGAGAAGCGGGAGGCGTTCACCGGGTGGTTGCACCACTACAATCACCACCGGTTCCACACCGCGATCAGCGGCCCTCCCGCCTCCCGCGTAACCAACCTCTGTGGTCAATACACCTAG